One window of the Diospyros lotus cultivar Yz01 chromosome 12, ASM1463336v1, whole genome shotgun sequence genome contains the following:
- the LOC127787698 gene encoding zinc transporter 4, chloroplastic-like yields MSLPLCLDPSSITYKHLRPILLSRRSNLPFSNLQPRRRRFLAMSFFQDILPLVGLHRIRQQTRSLFSDSFLHKLSQSMSNSSCSGDGSELETCRDEPAAFVLKLVAIAAILTAGVAGVTLPLMGGQRRFIRPDSNLFFAAKAFAAGVILATGFVHMLPDASSDLTDSCLPKFPWSEFPFSGFFAMMAALATLLADFVGTQYYERKQEQKAAAGGRIARVDSVDSGIVEVKENDGKVFGEEEGGGMHIVGIHAHAAHHRHSHPHGQEACEGHVTEHPHASHLHSHGFADENGGGGARHVVVSQVLELGIVSHSIIIGLSLGVSESPCTIRPLIAALSFHQFFEGFALGGCISQAQFTTFHSAVMAFFFAFTTPTGIAVGTAISSFYNADSPRALIIEGTLDAISAGILIYMALVDLIAADFLSKRMSCNVRLQVVSYFALFLGAGLMSLLAIWA; encoded by the exons ATGTCTTTGCCCCTTTGCCTGGATCCGAGTTCGATCACCTATAAACACCTTCGTCCTATTCTTCTTTCTCGTCGTTCAAATCTTCCGTTTTCCAATCTCCAACCCCGCCGACGCAGATTCCTCGCCATGTCATTCTTTCAG GACATCTTGCCGTTGGTCGGCCTCCACAGAATTCGGCAACAGACTCGGAGCCTCTTCTCCG ACTCCTTTTTGCATAAGCTATCCCAGTCCATGTCCAACTCCAGTTGCAGCGGCGACGGCTCCGAGTTGGAAACCTGCCGGGACGAGCCAGCCGCTTTCGTCCTCAAACTAGTGGCAATCGCCGCCATTCTCACCGCTGGCGTCGCGGGCGTCACTCTCCCCCTGATGGGCGGGCAGCGGCGGTTCATCCGCCCGGACTCCAACCTCTTCTTCGCCGCCAAGGCCTTCGCGGCCGGTGTAATTCTTGCCACCGGGTTCGTCCACATGCTGCCGGACGCGTCTTCGGACCTCACCGACTCGTGCCTCCCCAAGTTCCCCTGGTCCGAATTCCCATTCTCCGGGTTCTTCGCGATGATGGCGGCGCTGGCGACGCTGCTGGCGGACTTCGTCGGAACTCAGTACTACGAGAGGAAGCAGGAGCAGAAGGCGGCGGCGGGGGGTCGGATCGCTCGGGTGGACTCAGTGGACTCGGGGATTGTGGAAGTGAAGGAGAACGACGGGAAGGTGTTCGGAGAAGAGGAAGGCGGTGGAATGCACATTGTGGGGATCCATGCGCACGCGGCGCACCATAGGCACAGCCACCCCCACGGCCAGGAGGCATGTGAGGGGCACGTGACGGAACATCCCCATGCCTCACACTTGCACTCTCATGGCTTTGCAGATGAGAATGGAGGTGGTGGCGCCCGGCACGTCGTCGTTTCACAG GTTCTGGAACTGGGGATCGTATCTCATTCCATAATCATCGGGCTTTCCCTAGGAGTTTCAGAGAGCCCGTGTACAATTCGACCCCTTATCGCAGCATTGTCCTTCCACCAGTTCTTCGAAGGATTCGCGCTTGGGGGGTGCATATCCCAGGCTCAGTTCACGACCTTCCACTCGGCAGTAATGGCTTTCTTCTTCGCGTTCACGACACCAACCGGGATCGCTGTTGGAACCGCCATTTCTTCCTTCTACAACGCGGACAGCCCGAGAGCGCTGATTATTGAAGGCACCTTGGATGCTATATCTGCGGGGATTCTAATATACATGGCATTGGTGGACCTAATTGCAGCCGATTTCCTGAGTAAGAGGATGAGCTGCAATGTGAGACTACAAGTAGTCTCTTATTTTGCTCTCTTTCTTGGGGCCGGACTGATGTCCTTACTTGCCATCTGGGCTTAG
- the LOC127787003 gene encoding NDR1/HIN1-like protein 6 codes for MTERERVYPSSKPNGTTPSASTAGGSGGRATNPPSFPAPKSQLYNPNRHPFRPQASPPRRRRRSRLCLCCFWSTLLLIFALLLAAIAGCVFYLLYSPRRPSFSATTLRLSRFNLSTSADDDTSHLAAALNISFSAKNPNKKIMFLYGPISIVAFSNEVLIGNGSFPGFASYPKNTTLIRSTVSTSSEVADAESVKLLRSDLTKKKGFPIKVVMETKVVAKLEKLKSKKLGIRVTCNGFHGTIPKGKSPSTVSASNAKCKADLRIKIWKWTF; via the coding sequence atgacagagagagagagagtgtatCCCTCTTCTAAGCCCAACGGTACCACCCCCTCCGCCTCTACTGCCGGCGGCAGCGGCGGGCGAGCAACGAATCCACCTTCCTTCCCGGCGCCCAAATCCCAGCTCTATAACCCCAACCGCCACCCCTTCCGCCCGCAGGCCAGCCCCCCCCGCAGGCGCCGCCGCAGCCGCCTATGCCTCTGCTGCTTCTGGTCAACCCTCCTCCTCATCTTCGCCCTCCTCCTCGCCGCCATCGCCGGCTGCGTCTTCTACCTCCTCTACTCCCCCCGCCGACCCTCATTCTCCGCCACCACCCTCAGACTATCCCGCTTCAACCTCTCCACCTCCGCCGACGATGACACCTCCCACCTCGCTGCTGCCCTCAACATCTCCTTCTCCGCCAAGAACCCCAACAAGAAGATAATGTTCCTCTACGGCCCCATCTCCATCGTCGCCTTTTCGAACGAAGTCCTGATTGGAAACGGGTCTTTCCCGGGTTTCGCGAGCTACCCGAAGAACACCACTTTGATCCGTTCCACGGTGTCGACGAGCTCGGAAGTGGCGGACGCCGAGTCAGTGAAGTTGCTCCGATCGGATCTGACGAAGAAGAAGGGGTTTCCTATCAAAGTAGTGATGGAAACGAAGGTGGTGGCGAAGCTGGAGAAATTGAAGAGCAAGAAGTTGGGGATCAGAGTGACCTGTAATGGCTTTCATGGCACTATCCCGAAGGGTAAGTCTCCATCCACTGTTTCAGCTTCCAATGCTAAATGCAAGGCTGATCTCCGGATCAAGATCTGGAAATGGACTTTCTGA